The proteins below come from a single Candidatus Eisenbacteria bacterium genomic window:
- a CDS encoding CHAT domain-containing protein, protein MCGLGFKRRLTPGAGDSRHPRRFTGHLAARMVLSISSYGKQFLQCLLVGFCILGPDPCSAALSPADSAWALTARGRYEEAEVATKRILSQEADEPLAIYCLALALHELERDEEATDFFHQMAKGDGAPYIEELGTGCIELLGRQPATAESLLSNALLVYESRKDLMGELVLREQIGWACLRQEHWSDAESSFAAALKISDQLANALSTTHLHIGLGMTFKDRSRSGEGDYIEIAVEHLETAIRGAREHDLPQWEMEALFALSIIRRWQNNIDDCLNLRRAALEASERTQDLTWRIEGCQRVAAILLMRQELSEAAQLLHKARRMAREIDRPQEAGWVVLSLGHIAYLTGELERAREFFEESYRIGQTYSLMELSTASLTNLGVVLIDQERFEEAQHHFLQALDLCRQMHNKRGEVQILQNLGSCHYQRGDTDKALSHLEQASQIAGTIRGNVGVTQAYLTRDIGFCHLSKKNWEKAQEAFRQAVELGAEMGLGGFSEDIYWGLALATAAQGDSELALTFLADAMADRESLRERLAGSARVQSSFFGRKELYYHMAIDLLFELHQRNPEAGYDQKAFEIAQRTKSRSFLDMLAEAEVELRSRADPLYQDREAEILNRIEELFQQQLEATGSDSIRILADIASLEQELDFLEQELRMSDPRYAELQYPRPSTLKNLQEDILRKGELVLEYIMGDSAAYLWKITEDSFGFYKLPMGSELEESVRNIFPLLSDYNLLGPDPAYFASAAVKLSQILLSPVESDLDKATRVIIAPHGILYYLPFEIMPVRTGFNPADITEFGDFPYLVLTKDVIYTPSASALARLGDHGTVARPASEKGLLIIGDPILPKGDEMGIFARAVLGKEASPLPYAGEEIAGLESLFGNGQCRVLRGREAVSANLKQWGAEHDFRLLHLATHGIFNERRPRYSGLLLTPQVKMGDDGFLSVAEVFALDLPCDQVVLSACSSALGEQVSGEGLLGLTRAFLYSGARSVVAALWEVSGRATSIFMQDFYREISLSTQPDRAQALARAKRRMIRRGAGPDGLTYSHPFCWSAFILTGNPE, encoded by the coding sequence ATGTGTGGCCTCGGATTCAAGCGGCGTCTGACGCCCGGCGCCGGCGATAGCCGCCATCCCCGGCGTTTCACCGGACATCTCGCAGCACGGATGGTTCTCTCCATCTCATCTTATGGCAAGCAGTTCCTCCAATGTCTCCTCGTAGGATTCTGCATCCTGGGCCCCGATCCATGCTCCGCGGCGCTATCCCCTGCCGATTCAGCCTGGGCCCTCACTGCCCGGGGCCGGTATGAAGAGGCGGAGGTCGCGACAAAGCGAATATTGTCGCAGGAAGCCGATGAACCCCTCGCCATTTATTGCCTGGCGCTGGCCCTGCACGAATTGGAAAGGGATGAAGAGGCCACTGATTTTTTCCACCAGATGGCGAAGGGCGACGGCGCCCCCTATATCGAAGAGCTGGGAACAGGATGTATAGAGCTCCTCGGCCGGCAGCCCGCGACTGCTGAGAGCCTGTTGTCAAACGCACTCCTCGTTTATGAATCCCGCAAAGATCTCATGGGTGAACTTGTATTAAGGGAACAAATCGGATGGGCTTGTCTAAGACAGGAACATTGGTCGGATGCCGAATCTTCTTTTGCGGCGGCGCTGAAAATCAGCGATCAGCTGGCAAATGCCTTGTCCACGACCCATCTTCATATTGGTTTGGGGATGACGTTCAAGGATAGAAGCCGCTCGGGAGAGGGCGATTACATTGAAATCGCCGTGGAACATTTGGAGACAGCTATTCGTGGAGCCAGAGAGCACGATCTCCCGCAATGGGAGATGGAAGCATTGTTCGCCTTGTCGATTATTCGGCGGTGGCAAAACAATATTGACGACTGTCTGAATCTCAGAAGAGCGGCCCTCGAAGCCAGTGAGAGAACTCAGGATCTCACCTGGCGGATCGAGGGGTGCCAGCGTGTTGCGGCAATTCTTTTGATGCGCCAAGAATTATCGGAAGCGGCGCAGCTGCTTCATAAAGCCAGACGGATGGCCCGTGAGATCGATCGTCCACAGGAGGCGGGCTGGGTCGTCCTCAGCCTCGGCCATATTGCCTATTTGACGGGGGAATTGGAACGCGCCCGTGAGTTCTTTGAAGAATCTTATCGTATCGGCCAAACATACTCATTAATGGAGTTATCGACCGCAAGTTTAACAAACTTGGGCGTCGTTCTAATTGACCAGGAACGTTTTGAAGAAGCCCAGCATCATTTCCTCCAAGCGCTGGATCTTTGCAGGCAAATGCACAATAAGCGGGGGGAAGTCCAAATCCTCCAGAATCTTGGGTCCTGTCATTATCAGAGAGGAGATACTGACAAGGCCCTTTCCCATTTGGAACAGGCATCCCAAATCGCAGGGACGATCCGGGGGAATGTCGGCGTTACTCAGGCCTATTTAACAAGGGATATCGGCTTCTGCCACCTTTCAAAGAAGAATTGGGAGAAGGCGCAGGAGGCTTTTAGGCAGGCGGTGGAATTGGGTGCAGAGATGGGACTCGGCGGTTTTTCCGAGGATATCTACTGGGGATTGGCACTCGCCACCGCGGCCCAAGGCGATTCGGAGCTGGCTTTAACATTTCTTGCAGATGCCATGGCCGATCGTGAGAGCCTAAGAGAACGATTAGCCGGATCGGCCCGCGTGCAAAGCAGTTTTTTTGGACGGAAAGAGCTCTATTACCACATGGCGATTGATCTTCTTTTTGAATTACACCAAAGGAATCCTGAAGCCGGCTATGATCAGAAGGCGTTTGAGATCGCTCAGCGCACGAAATCGCGTTCATTCCTTGATATGCTGGCGGAGGCTGAAGTCGAACTCAGAAGCAGGGCCGATCCATTATATCAGGATCGCGAGGCCGAAATCCTCAACCGCATCGAGGAGCTTTTCCAGCAACAATTAGAAGCGACAGGAAGCGATTCCATCCGGATCCTCGCGGACATTGCGAGTCTCGAGCAGGAGTTGGATTTTCTCGAACAAGAGCTGAGGATGTCCGACCCCCGGTACGCCGAGTTACAATACCCGCGGCCCAGCACCCTGAAGAATCTTCAGGAGGATATTTTAAGGAAGGGTGAGCTGGTTTTAGAATATATAATGGGAGACAGCGCAGCCTATCTCTGGAAAATCACCGAAGATTCATTCGGCTTTTACAAACTTCCGATGGGCTCTGAATTGGAAGAATCGGTTCGGAATATTTTCCCGCTCCTGAGCGATTACAATCTTCTCGGTCCTGATCCGGCCTATTTTGCATCGGCCGCCGTTAAACTCTCGCAAATACTATTAAGTCCTGTGGAAAGCGATCTCGACAAAGCTACGCGAGTTATCATCGCCCCCCACGGGATCCTGTACTACCTGCCTTTTGAAATCATGCCGGTCCGTACCGGTTTTAATCCGGCCGATATCACCGAATTCGGTGACTTCCCCTATCTTGTTTTAACAAAAGATGTTATCTATACCCCGTCCGCCAGCGCTTTGGCGCGCCTGGGCGATCATGGAACAGTCGCCCGGCCCGCCTCCGAGAAAGGTCTCCTGATCATTGGAGATCCCATCCTCCCGAAAGGTGACGAGATGGGAATTTTCGCCCGCGCTGTCCTGGGTAAAGAAGCTTCCCCGCTCCCCTATGCCGGGGAGGAAATCGCTGGGTTGGAATCCCTCTTTGGCAACGGTCAGTGCCGCGTCTTGCGGGGCCGGGAAGCTGTCTCGGCCAATCTCAAGCAATGGGGGGCGGAACATGATTTCAGGCTTCTGCATCTCGCAACGCATGGGATCTTTAATGAACGACGGCCGAGATATTCCGGCCTCCTTCTCACACCTCAGGTTAAGATGGGGGATGACGGCTTTCTCTCCGTCGCAGAAGTCTTCGCGCTCGATCTGCCGTGCGATCAAGTGGTCCTATCGGCTTGCTCTTCCGCACTCGGCGAACAGGTCAGCGGCGAGGGACTTCTTGGCTTGACCCGGGCATTCCTTTACAGCGGAGCCAGAAGCGTTGTCGCAGCCCTCTGGGAGGTGTCCGGCAGAGCGACATCCATCTTTATGCAGGATTTTTACAGGGAAATTTCCCTCTCGACACAACCCGACCGGGCGCAGGCGCTGGCCCGGGCCAAACGGCGGATGATACGGCGGGGAGCGGGACCGGACGGTCTAACTTATTCTCACCCTTTCTGTTGGAGCGCATTCATACTCACCGGGAACCCCGAATAG
- a CDS encoding VCBS repeat-containing protein has translation MKTLPNVLIGTIFITALCACVAVADGSMDCTSLNCINLNGINLETVNPNDITPPPPYSCENDLVEIMFKKDARVRLRGGTPVDLNAANALIGIDQVLSRVSWSEWRRICDVSEELIDELTAQGEAVSGNELYNPNNMYRLRIGSGPDIWEICRDLESCPGIHRARPVPKPMILPLPGNYESSQGYLRPATSAPAGINADWAWTQPGGDGSGINVCDLEYSWNFLHNDLFNNFGGILNLYSSDPMNDDNHGTAVLGIFGSENNSWGTKGIAYGSSIKACGTFYGTYMGDPNPTWNVPGAIVAAASASGIYPGDVLLLEHQWDLTGGNGFVPIEFWTDTYPNQTYNGVYSSIEWAIAVKDVHVIECAGNGGINMDLLNWYGDSGAIIVGAGGAYAGGTYTEGDLQRLSFSSYGARVDCQGWGEDVVTTGYGYLYNAEGSNYYYTNSFSGTSSAAPVVAGAAASCAGYWKANVSSRFSMHPIYLRRILKTTGTPQVTPPSGNIGPRPDLAGAIPRLSEWKDVTASPLNDTRGFGNWGDYDNDGDEDLYVANSPYVSNKLFRNDGGGVFTDVTTTLLGDMQGYAGGAVWGDYDNDGDIDLYIGNNGNNNNILFRNNGDGSFSDATTWPINCGFYGYRPTWVDYDNDGRIDLYVAFSGQANKLYHNDGGGAFSDATIGPEGDTGNTAHAAWSDYDNDGDMDLYLVEMGVPNKMLRNDNGVFTDITTPPLSCVGSHQACCGDYDNDGDQDIYLVDGNYGVPNILLRNDGNFAFTDITAAPLDDTDHCSMATCVDVENDGDLDIYLINNQERSRIYLNDGSGNFVEDTHGLFMWEDYTTTNAWADYDNDGDLDTYFGVTFPANSNTLAQNNSAGGRHYLQVKLAGAASNACGIGARVRIVTGRGIQVREIKADRLQQSLIAHFGLGSETLVTSLQVFWPGGTVQESLMVAADQQITILEKVSSGAGESVQPLSTKLYPNAPNPFRATTPTLIRYDLRQSAPVSLMIYDLAGRRVKSLLSGIEQAPGSHPIHWDGRDDYGHQVAPGVYFYRLNAGAYRESRRMLLMR, from the coding sequence ATGAAAACTTTGCCCAATGTTCTAATCGGAACCATATTCATCACGGCCCTTTGCGCATGCGTGGCCGTCGCAGACGGCTCAATGGATTGCACAAGCTTGAATTGTATAAATTTAAACGGCATCAATCTGGAAACCGTAAATCCTAATGATATAACTCCGCCTCCCCCTTATAGCTGCGAGAACGATCTTGTCGAAATTATGTTCAAGAAGGATGCGCGGGTCAGGCTGCGGGGTGGAACACCGGTTGATCTCAATGCGGCCAATGCACTGATCGGCATTGATCAAGTACTATCCCGGGTTTCCTGGTCTGAGTGGCGGAGGATTTGTGATGTTTCCGAGGAATTGATTGATGAACTCACCGCCCAAGGCGAAGCCGTATCAGGAAACGAACTCTATAATCCGAACAATATGTATCGTCTAAGAATAGGCTCGGGACCGGACATTTGGGAAATCTGCCGCGATCTTGAATCTTGTCCGGGTATCCATCGCGCGAGACCGGTTCCAAAACCGATGATCCTTCCCCTACCAGGGAATTATGAATCCTCCCAGGGTTATCTACGGCCCGCGACATCTGCGCCGGCAGGAATCAATGCCGATTGGGCATGGACGCAACCCGGAGGCGATGGAAGCGGGATTAATGTCTGCGATCTGGAGTACAGTTGGAATTTTTTACATAACGATCTCTTTAACAATTTCGGTGGAATCCTCAATCTCTACAGTTCCGATCCAATGAATGATGATAATCATGGCACGGCGGTTCTCGGCATTTTCGGTTCGGAAAATAATTCCTGGGGCACCAAAGGGATCGCATATGGCTCCAGCATAAAGGCCTGCGGCACTTTCTATGGAACCTATATGGGAGATCCAAACCCAACATGGAATGTCCCCGGCGCCATCGTCGCCGCTGCTTCAGCCAGCGGCATCTATCCCGGAGATGTGCTGTTGTTGGAACATCAGTGGGACCTGACGGGTGGTAACGGATTTGTGCCGATTGAGTTTTGGACCGATACCTACCCGAACCAAACCTACAATGGCGTTTACAGCTCGATTGAATGGGCTATCGCCGTCAAGGATGTTCACGTGATCGAATGCGCGGGGAACGGCGGTATCAACATGGATCTGCTGAACTGGTACGGAGATTCAGGCGCGATCATTGTCGGGGCCGGTGGCGCCTATGCCGGTGGGACTTATACAGAAGGCGACTTGCAGAGACTATCCTTCTCATCCTACGGCGCCCGCGTCGATTGCCAGGGATGGGGTGAGGACGTCGTCACAACCGGATATGGCTACCTCTATAATGCCGAGGGATCGAATTATTATTATACTAATAGTTTTAGCGGAACTTCCAGCGCCGCGCCGGTCGTCGCAGGCGCCGCGGCTTCCTGCGCTGGTTACTGGAAAGCTAATGTTTCCTCCCGATTCTCCATGCATCCGATATATCTCCGCCGCATTCTGAAAACAACGGGAACACCACAGGTGACACCACCCAGCGGGAATATCGGCCCCCGTCCTGATTTGGCCGGAGCCATCCCCCGTCTCAGCGAATGGAAGGATGTGACGGCATCCCCATTAAATGATACGCGGGGATTCGGCAATTGGGGTGATTACGACAATGACGGAGACGAAGATCTCTATGTCGCGAATTCCCCATATGTCAGCAACAAGCTCTTCCGCAATGACGGTGGGGGAGTCTTTACCGACGTGACCACCACCTTGCTGGGCGACATGCAGGGTTACGCCGGGGGCGCGGTATGGGGCGACTATGACAATGACGGCGATATTGATCTCTATATCGGGAACAATGGAAACAACAATAATATCCTGTTCCGAAACAACGGTGATGGCAGCTTCTCCGATGCAACAACCTGGCCGATAAACTGCGGTTTCTACGGTTATCGCCCCACCTGGGTCGACTATGACAATGACGGCAGGATCGATCTCTACGTCGCTTTCTCCGGACAGGCCAACAAGCTCTACCACAATGACGGCGGCGGCGCCTTCTCCGATGCCACCATTGGTCCCGAGGGCGACACGGGGAATACGGCTCACGCGGCATGGAGCGACTACGATAATGATGGGGACATGGATCTTTATCTGGTTGAGATGGGCGTCCCAAACAAGATGCTTCGTAATGACAACGGCGTCTTTACAGACATTACGACGCCCCCTCTGAGTTGTGTCGGCAGCCACCAGGCTTGCTGTGGTGACTACGACAATGACGGTGATCAGGATATCTACCTGGTCGATGGAAATTACGGTGTTCCCAACATACTGCTGCGCAATGACGGCAACTTCGCCTTTACCGATATCACCGCGGCCCCTCTCGATGACACCGACCATTGCAGCATGGCGACCTGTGTTGATGTAGAGAATGACGGCGATCTCGATATCTACCTTATCAACAACCAGGAGCGGAGCCGCATCTATCTCAATGACGGTTCGGGAAACTTCGTCGAGGACACACATGGGTTGTTCATGTGGGAGGACTATACAACCACTAATGCCTGGGCTGACTATGACAATGACGGCGATCTCGACACCTATTTCGGCGTCACTTTCCCAGCAAACAGCAACACGCTGGCTCAGAACAACAGCGCCGGAGGCCGCCACTACTTACAAGTAAAATTGGCCGGCGCTGCATCGAACGCCTGCGGTATCGGCGCGCGGGTCAGAATTGTCACGGGTCGCGGCATCCAGGTTCGAGAAATCAAGGCCGATCGTCTCCAACAATCATTAATCGCCCATTTCGGTCTGGGTTCAGAGACCCTCGTCACGTCATTACAGGTCTTCTGGCCGGGAGGCACGGTTCAGGAAAGTCTGATGGTCGCCGCCGATCAGCAAATCACGATACTCGAAAAGGTCTCTTCCGGGGCCGGCGAATCCGTGCAGCCGCTCTCAACAAAGCTCTATCCGAATGCGCCGAATCCCTTCCGGGCGACAACACCGACTTTGATCCGCTACGACCTGCGGCAGAGCGCGCCGGTCAGCCTGATGATTTATGATTTGGCCGGGCGGCGCGTGAAGAGTCTGTTGAGTGGGATCGAGCAGGCGCCGGGGAGTCATCCCATCCATTGGGATGGACGGGATGATTACGGACATCAGGTTGCTCCAGGTGTCTATTTCTATCGCCTGAATGCCGGGGCTTATCGTGAGAGCCGGCGGATGCTGCTGATGAGATAG
- a CDS encoding sigma-70 family RNA polymerase sigma factor translates to MTGNELSHSGCSLEVLCARAREGDSQSESLFFEDLRVRFHSIAKRRVRADDVDDVIQDAIQIVHRKYKDLEISAGILVWSLTVLRNVIGNYYQAKRREGRQMSHDDQTLEIREPLAVSLWDEKWRWAEQTSGLIERIADAIQALSQNDQRCGKIMKGVLKSIELGGGQREVSQRAMGMIHEDFPFLSRASYHVALHRCRARLRALLIEMEGNLQP, encoded by the coding sequence ATGACGGGTAACGAGTTGTCGCATTCCGGCTGCTCATTGGAAGTCCTTTGCGCCCGGGCTCGGGAAGGCGATTCTCAATCGGAGTCGCTTTTCTTTGAAGACCTGCGTGTAAGATTTCACTCGATTGCCAAACGAAGAGTGCGAGCGGACGATGTGGACGATGTTATTCAGGATGCCATTCAAATCGTTCATAGGAAGTACAAAGATCTGGAAATCTCCGCCGGGATATTGGTTTGGAGCCTGACCGTTCTCAGAAATGTCATAGGCAACTACTATCAGGCAAAAAGGAGAGAGGGTCGCCAAATGTCGCATGACGATCAAACCCTTGAGATTCGGGAACCGCTGGCGGTTTCTCTTTGGGATGAGAAATGGAGATGGGCGGAACAGACCTCCGGACTCATTGAGCGGATCGCCGACGCAATCCAGGCACTCTCTCAGAATGATCAACGGTGTGGGAAAATCATGAAAGGGGTTTTAAAAAGCATTGAACTAGGAGGAGGGCAGCGGGAGGTATCTCAAAGGGCCATGGGAATGATTCATGAGGATTTCCCATTTCTTTCCCGTGCGAGTTACCATGTTGCGCTTCACCGGTGCCGGGCGCGTCTTCGAGCCCTTTTAATAGAGATGGAAGGGAACCTCCAGCCGTGA